In Pseudoxanthobacter soli DSM 19599, the following are encoded in one genomic region:
- a CDS encoding acetamidase/formamidase family protein, which yields MCVACNHTIHRASQHFGWNRDFTPVLTARPGETIHFECADSSAGQLGEGSTVESVKTLDFGKINPVTGPVFVDGAEPGDALKVTIRKFVPSGIGWTANIPGFGLLADQFTDPALHVWKYDAASMAPALYGPGGRVPLKPFAGTIGVAPAEPGLHSIVPPRRVGGNLDIRDITEGVTLYLPVEVPGALFSIGDTHAAQGDGEVCGTAIESRMDVEATIELVKGARLESPRFTTPGPVTRHLDAAGYEVTTGIGPDLMTGAREAVKRMIDLLAAEHGLSPVDAYMLCSVCGDLRISEIVDMPNWVVSFYFPRIVFS from the coding sequence ATGTGCGTGGCCTGCAACCACACGATCCACCGCGCCAGCCAGCATTTCGGCTGGAACCGTGACTTCACCCCCGTTCTGACCGCCCGCCCCGGCGAGACGATCCACTTCGAGTGCGCCGATTCCTCCGCCGGCCAACTCGGCGAGGGCTCGACGGTGGAGAGCGTGAAGACGCTCGATTTCGGCAAGATCAACCCGGTCACCGGTCCGGTGTTCGTCGATGGCGCCGAGCCGGGCGACGCGCTGAAGGTGACGATCCGCAAGTTCGTTCCCTCCGGAATCGGCTGGACGGCGAACATCCCGGGCTTCGGCCTCCTCGCCGACCAGTTCACCGACCCGGCGCTTCATGTGTGGAAATATGACGCCGCCTCGATGGCGCCGGCGCTCTACGGCCCCGGTGGCCGGGTGCCGCTGAAGCCGTTCGCAGGCACCATCGGCGTGGCGCCGGCCGAACCGGGCCTGCATTCGATCGTTCCGCCGCGCCGCGTCGGCGGCAATCTCGACATCCGCGACATCACCGAGGGCGTGACGCTCTATCTTCCCGTCGAGGTGCCCGGCGCGCTGTTCTCGATCGGCGACACTCACGCCGCCCAGGGCGACGGCGAGGTGTGCGGCACCGCCATCGAGAGCCGGATGGACGTCGAGGCGACCATCGAGCTCGTCAAGGGCGCGCGGCTCGAAAGCCCGCGCTTCACCACGCCCGGCCCGGTGACGCGCCATCTCGACGCCGCCGGCTACGAGGTGACCACCGGCATCGGCCCCGATCTGATGACCGGCGCGCGGGAAGCGGTGAAGCGCATGATCGACCTTCTGGCGGCCGAGCACGGCCTCTCCCCGGTCGATGCCTACATGCTCTGCTCGGTCTGCGGCGACCTGCGCATCAGCGAGATCGTCGACATGCCGAACTGGGTGGTGTCGTTCTATTTCCCGCGGATCGTGTTTTCGTGA
- a CDS encoding catalase family peroxidase, which yields MQQDRYRLWPPGPRLVGGVLAAAGVAGVLTVGLAFAGGFLSPGRLTQARLIDTFESLNGVHPGFRRNHAKGVCIAGAFEANGAGTRLSSASVFRSGTTPVTGRFAVAVGRPFVPDSETEVRSLALAFHLPGGEEWRTGMNDIPVFPVRTPAGFEEQLLASRPDPATGKPDPAALKAFFGAHPEAAEAVQRIKARPFSDGFANASYNSLDAFRFVNAAGTSTPVRWSMVAKDPFVPAAPRAAPTGDDRNYLFDALAARIAKGPVRWHLMVTVGQPGDPTGDATQPWPDDREHVDVGTLVIDHIEAEGPGNCRDVNFDPLVLPSGIAPSDDPLLSARSAAYSTSFTRRAGEAKTPSEVQFPDHRSGT from the coding sequence ATGCAACAAGACAGATATCGGCTGTGGCCGCCGGGCCCCCGCCTCGTCGGCGGCGTTCTTGCCGCCGCGGGTGTCGCCGGCGTGCTCACCGTCGGCCTCGCGTTCGCCGGGGGCTTCCTCTCGCCCGGCCGCCTGACGCAGGCGCGCCTCATCGATACCTTCGAGAGCCTCAACGGCGTTCATCCGGGCTTCCGGCGAAACCACGCCAAGGGCGTCTGCATCGCCGGTGCCTTCGAGGCGAACGGCGCCGGAACGCGGCTTTCCAGCGCATCGGTGTTCCGCAGCGGCACGACACCGGTGACGGGCCGGTTCGCCGTGGCGGTCGGCAGACCCTTCGTGCCGGACAGCGAGACGGAGGTGCGCAGCCTCGCCCTCGCGTTCCACCTCCCCGGCGGCGAGGAATGGCGCACGGGCATGAACGACATCCCGGTCTTCCCGGTGCGCACGCCGGCGGGATTCGAGGAGCAACTGCTTGCCTCCCGGCCCGACCCAGCGACCGGAAAGCCGGACCCGGCGGCACTGAAGGCGTTCTTCGGCGCGCATCCGGAGGCCGCGGAGGCGGTGCAGCGCATCAAGGCCCGGCCGTTCTCCGACGGGTTCGCGAATGCGAGCTATAACAGCCTCGACGCGTTCCGTTTCGTGAACGCCGCCGGAACCTCGACGCCGGTGCGCTGGTCGATGGTGGCGAAGGACCCCTTCGTGCCGGCCGCGCCGCGCGCCGCACCCACCGGCGACGACCGGAACTATCTGTTCGATGCGCTGGCGGCGCGGATCGCGAAGGGTCCCGTGCGGTGGCATCTGATGGTGACGGTCGGCCAGCCCGGCGATCCCACCGGCGATGCGACGCAGCCCTGGCCGGACGATCGCGAACACGTCGACGTCGGCACGCTGGTCATCGACCACATCGAGGCCGAAGGACCCGGCAACTGCCGCGACGTCAATTTCGATCCGCTCGTGCTGCCGTCCGGAATTGCGCCCTCGGACGATCCCCTGCTCAGCGCCCGTTCGGCCGCCTACTCGACCTCGTTCACCCGCCGGGCAGGCGAGGCGAAGACGCCGAGCGAAGTGCAGTTTCCAGACCACCGGAGCGGGACATGA
- a CDS encoding efflux RND transporter periplasmic adaptor subunit, protein MTLLDDHQIRAAAPPVRGRCRFAPALVLAPLAVASLGLTAWTNVATAADMAVAPVMVNDPKAVFATVESSNVVPARARIGGTVTALKVNRGDMVREGEVIATVTDDKLALQLDALDAQIEGAKAALDKAQLDQGRMERLRQSGTVSQAQQDAARTAVDVAATTLAARTAERAVVAQQQAEGQIRAPATGRVLTVPVTVGSVLLAGEAVATVAEGNYVLRLRLPETHAHTLNVGDQVRIDGADLGEHVAASGRITLIYPQVEDGRVIADAAVDGLGDYFVGERVRVWVPGDQRPAFVVPAGALTTRFGIDYLTVRTPDGTAMSVPVQPGRPLPRPGLPDGIEILSGLQAGDVVVTP, encoded by the coding sequence ATGACGCTTCTCGACGACCACCAAATCCGTGCGGCGGCCCCGCCGGTTCGCGGGCGTTGCCGGTTCGCGCCCGCTCTGGTGCTGGCGCCGCTCGCCGTCGCGTCCCTCGGACTGACGGCCTGGACGAACGTGGCGACGGCCGCCGACATGGCGGTCGCGCCGGTGATGGTCAACGATCCGAAGGCCGTGTTTGCCACGGTCGAAAGTTCCAACGTCGTGCCGGCCCGTGCGCGGATCGGCGGCACGGTGACGGCGCTCAAGGTCAACCGGGGCGACATGGTTCGCGAGGGCGAGGTGATCGCCACCGTCACCGACGACAAGCTCGCCCTGCAGCTCGACGCGCTCGACGCCCAGATCGAGGGGGCCAAGGCGGCGCTCGACAAGGCGCAGCTCGACCAGGGCCGCATGGAGCGCCTGCGCCAGAGCGGCACGGTTTCGCAGGCCCAGCAGGATGCCGCCCGCACGGCCGTCGATGTCGCCGCCACGACCCTCGCGGCACGCACGGCGGAGCGCGCCGTCGTGGCGCAGCAGCAGGCGGAAGGCCAGATCCGGGCACCTGCCACTGGCCGGGTGCTGACGGTACCCGTCACCGTCGGCTCCGTGCTGCTGGCCGGAGAGGCGGTGGCGACGGTCGCCGAGGGCAACTATGTGCTGCGTCTTCGCCTGCCGGAAACCCACGCCCACACGCTGAACGTGGGCGACCAGGTTCGTATCGACGGCGCCGACCTCGGCGAACACGTCGCCGCGTCCGGCCGCATCACGCTGATCTATCCCCAGGTCGAGGATGGCCGCGTCATCGCGGATGCGGCTGTCGACGGGCTCGGCGACTATTTCGTCGGCGAGCGCGTGCGCGTCTGGGTGCCCGGCGACCAGCGCCCGGCGTTCGTGGTGCCGGCCGGCGCGCTGACCACGCGTTTCGGCATCGATTATCTCACCGTGCGGACGCCCGACGGCACCGCGATGAGCGTGCCCGTTCAGCCCGGACGTCCCCTGCCGCGCCCCGGCCTTCCCGATGGCATCGAGATCCTGTCCGGCCTCCAGGCCGGCGACGTGGTGGTGACGCCGTGA
- a CDS encoding efflux RND transporter permease subunit translates to MTAPNDTPRGPEPIAPTRPLGLSGHLTRATIRSPLTPLFLLASLAMGLLALMAIPREEEPQISVPMVDIVVQADGLKAADAVELVTKPLETIVKAIDNVEHVYSQTVDDKVMVTARFDVGTNADDAILRVHEKIRANIDRLPLGIPEPLIVGRGINDVPIVVFTLSPKADAADHWNDAALYQLADELKSELAKVDNAGLSFVAGGRAPEIRVEPDPEKLALYGVTLQQLLAKIQGANRSFVAGPVRDTGQTRTLVAGQTLSGVPDIGLLLVTTRDGRPVYVRDLATVVAAPAPDDSRVQRIARDKDGQWLTAPAVSVAIAKRAGANAVVVAEALRDRVESLKGRLIPDDITVSVSRDYGDTANEKANELLFHLALATVSIVILIAVAIGWREASVTLVVIPTTILLTLFAALIMGYTINRVSLFALIFSIGILVDDAIVVVENIARHWGMRDGRNRVTAAVEAVAEVGNPTVVATLTVIAALLPMLFVSGMMGPYMAPIPVNASAAMVFSFFVAMTVAPWLMLKLAPKKAAGAAGGAGAHGHDEGRLGRLYRHVAEPLLKTRTRAWTFLALVGIATVASMALFYTRDVTVKLLPFDNKSELSVTLDLPEGASLEDTERFLTEAAAVAGTLPETRAIDLYAGTPAPFNFNGLVRHAYFRQSPELGELALTLAPKAERARPSHQVALDLRERLLKTLKLPDGASLKVVEVPPGPPVMATLIAEIYGPDPATRRAVAAEVKKIFHEVPFIVDIDDSIGDPRPRLRLEIDQDRLEFFGVEQSDVYDTIRALVGGLPVGYSHRGDGRDPIEIVVRLPKNDLVWNERLASTPVAANAQPGNRSVVQLGDVVRATVEQGSPNIYRRDGRFTDMVQAELAGAFEAPVYGMIEVDNRIEAHDWGSLPKPKIALHGQPADESVPTLLWDGEWEVTWVTFRDMGGAFMVALVGIYVLVVAQFGSFKLPLVILVPVPLTLVGILLGHWAFHAAFTATSMIGFIALAGIIVRNSILLVDFIRHGGGAGRTLHDVVIEAGAVRFKPILLTALAAMIGAATILSDPIFQGLAISLLFGLASSTLLTVLVIPAIYVVLRDTRA, encoded by the coding sequence GTGACCGCTCCCAACGACACACCGCGCGGGCCGGAGCCGATCGCGCCCACCCGCCCGCTCGGTCTCTCCGGCCACCTCACCCGCGCGACGATCCGCTCGCCGCTGACGCCGCTGTTCCTGCTGGCGTCGCTCGCGATGGGGCTCCTGGCACTCATGGCGATCCCGCGGGAGGAGGAGCCGCAGATCTCGGTGCCGATGGTCGACATCGTCGTCCAGGCTGACGGCCTCAAGGCGGCCGATGCCGTGGAACTCGTGACGAAGCCGCTCGAGACCATCGTCAAGGCCATCGACAATGTCGAGCACGTCTACAGCCAGACGGTCGACGACAAGGTCATGGTCACCGCCCGGTTCGATGTCGGCACCAATGCCGACGACGCGATCCTGCGCGTCCACGAGAAGATCCGCGCCAATATCGACCGGCTGCCGCTCGGCATTCCCGAGCCGCTGATCGTGGGGCGCGGCATCAACGACGTCCCGATCGTGGTGTTCACGCTGTCGCCGAAGGCAGACGCCGCGGACCACTGGAACGATGCCGCCCTCTATCAGCTTGCCGACGAACTGAAATCGGAACTCGCCAAGGTCGACAATGCCGGCCTCAGCTTCGTGGCCGGCGGGCGGGCGCCCGAAATCCGCGTGGAGCCGGACCCGGAGAAACTGGCGCTCTACGGTGTCACGCTCCAGCAACTGCTCGCCAAGATCCAGGGCGCCAACCGCTCGTTCGTCGCCGGCCCCGTTCGCGATACTGGCCAGACGCGCACGCTCGTCGCCGGCCAGACGCTGTCGGGCGTGCCCGATATCGGCCTCCTTCTCGTCACGACGCGCGACGGCCGGCCGGTCTATGTGCGCGATCTCGCCACCGTCGTCGCCGCGCCCGCGCCGGACGACAGCCGCGTGCAGCGCATCGCGCGCGACAAAGATGGCCAGTGGCTCACGGCACCGGCCGTCAGCGTGGCCATCGCCAAGCGCGCCGGGGCCAATGCCGTCGTGGTGGCAGAGGCGCTGCGCGATCGCGTCGAGAGCCTGAAGGGCCGCCTGATCCCCGACGACATCACCGTCTCGGTGTCGCGCGACTACGGCGACACGGCTAACGAGAAGGCGAACGAACTCCTGTTCCACCTCGCGCTCGCGACGGTTTCCATCGTCATCCTGATCGCGGTCGCCATCGGATGGCGCGAGGCCTCCGTCACGCTGGTGGTGATCCCGACGACGATCCTGCTGACGCTGTTCGCGGCCCTGATCATGGGATACACCATCAACCGCGTCAGCCTGTTCGCGCTGATCTTCTCGATCGGCATCCTCGTCGACGACGCCATCGTCGTGGTGGAGAACATCGCCCGCCACTGGGGCATGCGCGACGGGCGCAACCGCGTGACCGCGGCCGTGGAAGCCGTGGCGGAGGTGGGCAATCCCACCGTCGTCGCCACCCTCACCGTCATCGCCGCCCTGCTGCCGATGCTGTTCGTTTCCGGCATGATGGGGCCGTACATGGCGCCCATTCCGGTGAATGCCTCGGCGGCCATGGTGTTCTCGTTCTTCGTGGCGATGACGGTCGCGCCGTGGCTGATGCTGAAGCTCGCGCCGAAGAAGGCAGCGGGCGCTGCCGGGGGAGCCGGCGCCCATGGCCATGACGAGGGCCGGCTCGGCCGGCTCTATCGCCATGTCGCGGAGCCGCTGCTGAAGACGCGGACGCGGGCGTGGACCTTTCTCGCCCTCGTCGGCATCGCCACGGTCGCCTCGATGGCGCTGTTCTACACCCGCGACGTCACGGTGAAGCTGCTGCCGTTCGACAACAAGTCCGAGTTGAGCGTCACGCTGGACCTGCCGGAAGGGGCGAGCCTGGAGGATACGGAACGTTTCCTGACCGAGGCGGCGGCCGTCGCCGGAACGCTGCCGGAAACGCGCGCGATCGACCTCTATGCCGGCACGCCCGCGCCGTTCAACTTCAACGGTCTGGTGCGTCACGCCTATTTCCGCCAGTCGCCGGAACTCGGCGAACTCGCCCTGACGCTGGCCCCCAAGGCCGAGCGTGCGCGGCCGAGTCACCAGGTCGCGCTCGATCTGCGCGAGCGGCTTCTGAAGACCCTGAAACTGCCGGACGGCGCAAGCCTGAAGGTGGTCGAGGTTCCGCCCGGCCCGCCGGTGATGGCGACGCTGATCGCCGAGATCTACGGTCCCGATCCCGCCACCCGCCGCGCGGTGGCGGCGGAGGTGAAGAAAATCTTCCACGAGGTGCCGTTCATCGTCGACATCGACGATTCCATCGGCGACCCGCGCCCGCGGCTGCGGCTGGAGATCGATCAGGACCGGCTGGAGTTCTTCGGCGTCGAGCAATCCGACGTCTACGACACCATCCGCGCGCTCGTCGGCGGACTGCCGGTCGGCTACTCGCATCGCGGCGACGGCCGCGACCCGATCGAGATCGTCGTCAGGCTGCCGAAGAACGATCTCGTCTGGAACGAGCGGCTGGCCTCGACCCCGGTCGCGGCGAACGCTCAGCCGGGCAACCGCTCGGTGGTGCAACTGGGTGACGTCGTGCGCGCAACCGTCGAGCAGGGCTCGCCGAACATCTACCGCCGGGACGGCCGCTTCACGGACATGGTGCAGGCCGAGCTCGCCGGTGCCTTCGAAGCGCCGGTCTACGGCATGATCGAGGTCGACAACCGCATCGAGGCCCACGACTGGGGCAGCCTGCCGAAACCGAAGATCGCGCTGCATGGCCAGCCGGCGGACGAATCCGTGCCGACATTGCTGTGGGACGGCGAATGGGAGGTGACCTGGGTCACGTTCCGCGACATGGGCGGCGCGTTCATGGTGGCGCTCGTTGGCATCTATGTACTGGTGGTGGCGCAGTTCGGCTCGTTCAAGCTGCCGCTGGTCATCCTCGTGCCGGTGCCGCTCACCCTGGTCGGCATCCTGCTCGGCCACTGGGCGTTCCACGCCGCGTTCACCGCGACCTCGATGATCGGCTTCATCGCGCTCGCCGGCATCATCGTGCGCAATTCCATCCTGCTGGTGGACTTCATCCGCCACGGTGGCGGGGCAGGGCGGACACTGCATGACGTCGTCATCGAAGCCGGTGCGGTGCGCTTCAAGCCCATCCTGCTGACGGCGCTCGCGGCGATGATCGGCGCGGCGACGATCCTGTCCGACCCGATCTTCCAGGGGCTCGCGATCTCGCTGCTGTTCGGGCTGGCCTCGTCGACGCTGCTGACGGTGCTGGTGATCCCGGCGATCTACGTGGTCCTGCGCGACACCCGGGCGTGA
- a CDS encoding YgaP family membrane protein: protein MTIDRAVLLFAGFMILVSLGLAWAFSPWWLLLAAFVGLNLMQASLTGFCPLAIILKKLGVKPGAAFG from the coding sequence ATGACCATAGACCGCGCCGTCCTACTGTTCGCCGGCTTCATGATCCTCGTCAGTCTCGGCCTCGCCTGGGCCTTCAGCCCGTGGTGGTTGCTGCTCGCCGCGTTCGTCGGCCTCAACCTGATGCAGGCGTCGCTGACCGGCTTCTGCCCGCTGGCGATCATCCTGAAGAAGCTCGGCGTGAAGCCCGGTGCCGCGTTCGGCTGA
- a CDS encoding cytochrome b: protein MTMIEQTPTPPRFPVLSRVLHWLMAVIIIAMLFIGIGMVASVADYHWLLSVHRPLGIAILVLAAVRLANRRLNPPPPLPGDMPALLRFAAHSSHILLYGLMFAVPLVGWGMLSAARYPVVMYGAFVLPPILPQNDMLFAWLRTGHTVLAAVLFLTLLAHIGAALLHGLVFRDGVFASMAPVPLASHTARRSKAGPAQG from the coding sequence ATGACCATGATCGAGCAAACCCCGACACCGCCGCGCTTTCCGGTGCTCTCCCGCGTTCTGCACTGGCTGATGGCCGTGATTATCATCGCGATGCTGTTCATCGGCATCGGCATGGTGGCTTCCGTCGCGGATTATCACTGGCTCCTGTCCGTTCACCGGCCGCTCGGCATCGCCATCCTCGTGCTCGCGGCGGTCAGGCTGGCGAACCGGCGGCTCAATCCGCCGCCCCCACTGCCGGGCGACATGCCTGCGCTGCTGCGGTTCGCCGCCCACAGCTCCCACATCCTGCTCTACGGGCTGATGTTCGCCGTGCCTCTTGTCGGGTGGGGAATGCTGTCTGCGGCGCGCTATCCCGTGGTGATGTACGGCGCGTTTGTGCTGCCGCCGATCCTGCCGCAGAATGACATGTTGTTCGCGTGGCTGCGAACCGGACACACGGTGCTCGCTGCGGTGCTTTTCCTCACCCTCCTCGCCCATATCGGCGCCGCGCTCCTGCATGGCCTCGTGTTCCGCGACGGGGTGTTCGCCAGCATGGCGCCCGTGCCGCTCGCAAGTCATACCGCGCGCCGTTCGAAGGCCGGGCCGGCGCAGGGATAG
- a CDS encoding ArsR/SmtB family transcription factor — MKLNGHTLSGRADEAVALLRALANPHRLLILCRLAEGERPVGELAAEIGCREAVVSQHLALLRHDGLVAGRREGKTIHYRLASPAAAAVLEAVRTRFCLETGDGREPLVSPRKDP, encoded by the coding sequence ATGAAATTAAACGGTCACACCCTTTCCGGTCGTGCCGACGAGGCCGTGGCGCTGCTGCGGGCGCTCGCGAACCCGCATCGCCTGCTGATCCTCTGCCGGCTTGCGGAAGGCGAGCGGCCGGTCGGCGAACTGGCCGCCGAGATCGGTTGCCGCGAGGCCGTCGTCTCCCAGCATCTGGCGCTGCTGCGTCACGATGGGCTGGTCGCCGGCCGCCGCGAGGGAAAGACTATTCACTACCGTCTCGCCAGCCCGGCTGCGGCCGCCGTGCTGGAGGCGGTTCGGACCCGTTTCTGCCTGGAAACCGGCGACGGCCGGGAACCCCTGGTGTCCCCGCGGAAGGACCCGTGA
- a CDS encoding ABC transporter ATP-binding protein — protein MTAPVLSVERLSVDARTPAGARRVLNEVSFDLMPGETLCLAGESGSGKSVTSLAVMGLLPKTSLRIASGAIRLDGRDLTQLSDRAMRRVRGGDVAMIFQEPMTSLNPVITVGDQLVEAIRAHQGAENARARARDMLDAVRIVDPARRLAQYPHELSGGMRQRVMIAMALSCRPKVLIADEPTTALDVTVQAQILTLMRELKGEFGTSIVLITHDMGVVAEMADRVAIMQAGRIVEAADVVPLFTAPREDYTKALLAAVPRLGARTGEDGPPRVTVVSPPTPALAEGPVLFVRDLAVTYGGARNWLGLRSGGHRAVEGVSFELRRGRTLGLVGESGSGKSTTGKAVLGLIPFSGEVALDGIGIAGLSPRAMRPVRRKAQMIFQDPYASLDPRMSVGAAIAEPLAIHGIGTREDRRERAAELLRRVGLSPDHASRYPHEFSGGQRQRICIARALALEPKLIVADESVAALDVSVRARVLDLMLELQETMGLAYLFISHDMAVIERMCHDVAVMRGGRIVEAGSRRAVFEAPAEDYTRELMAAVPLPDPTRRFAAPVVAANEASGIARQRTLGIGGH, from the coding sequence GTGACGGCGCCGGTCCTCTCCGTCGAGCGGCTCTCGGTCGACGCGCGCACGCCGGCCGGCGCGCGCCGCGTGCTGAACGAAGTCAGCTTCGATCTCATGCCGGGCGAGACGCTGTGTCTCGCCGGTGAATCGGGCTCGGGCAAGTCGGTCACGTCGCTCGCGGTGATGGGGCTGCTGCCCAAGACGTCGTTGCGCATCGCCTCCGGCGCGATCCGCCTCGACGGTCGGGACCTGACGCAGCTTTCCGACCGCGCGATGCGTCGCGTGCGCGGCGGCGACGTCGCGATGATCTTCCAGGAGCCGATGACCTCGCTCAATCCGGTCATCACGGTCGGCGATCAGCTCGTCGAGGCGATCCGCGCCCATCAGGGCGCGGAGAATGCCAGGGCGCGGGCCCGCGACATGCTGGACGCGGTGCGGATCGTCGATCCGGCCCGCCGGCTGGCGCAATATCCCCACGAGCTTTCCGGCGGCATGCGCCAGCGCGTGATGATCGCGATGGCGTTGTCGTGCCGCCCGAAGGTGCTGATCGCCGACGAGCCGACCACCGCGCTCGACGTGACGGTGCAGGCGCAGATCCTGACGCTGATGCGCGAATTGAAGGGCGAGTTCGGCACCTCCATCGTGCTGATCACCCACGACATGGGCGTGGTGGCCGAGATGGCCGACCGCGTGGCCATCATGCAGGCCGGCCGCATCGTCGAGGCGGCGGACGTGGTGCCGCTGTTTACCGCCCCGCGTGAGGACTACACCAAGGCGCTTCTCGCCGCGGTGCCGCGTCTCGGTGCGCGCACCGGCGAAGACGGCCCGCCGCGCGTCACCGTCGTTTCGCCGCCCACGCCTGCGCTGGCGGAGGGGCCGGTCCTGTTCGTGCGCGACCTTGCCGTGACCTATGGCGGCGCGCGCAACTGGCTCGGCCTCCGGTCCGGCGGCCACCGCGCGGTCGAGGGTGTTTCCTTCGAACTGCGGCGCGGCCGGACCCTTGGCCTCGTCGGCGAGAGCGGTTCGGGCAAGTCGACCACCGGAAAGGCCGTGCTCGGGCTCATTCCGTTCTCCGGCGAGGTCGCGCTCGATGGCATCGGCATCGCCGGCCTGTCGCCGCGGGCGATGCGGCCGGTGCGCCGCAAGGCCCAGATGATCTTCCAGGATCCCTATGCCTCGCTCGACCCGCGCATGTCGGTCGGCGCGGCGATCGCGGAACCCCTCGCGATCCACGGCATCGGCACCCGCGAGGATCGCCGGGAGCGGGCGGCCGAGCTGCTGCGCCGCGTCGGCCTCTCGCCGGATCATGCGAGCCGCTATCCCCACGAGTTCTCCGGCGGCCAGCGGCAGCGCATCTGCATCGCCCGCGCGCTCGCGCTCGAACCGAAGCTGATCGTCGCCGACGAGAGCGTCGCCGCTCTCGACGTTTCGGTGCGCGCGCGCGTGCTCGACCTGATGCTCGAGCTGCAGGAGACGATGGGCCTCGCCTATCTGTTCATCTCCCACGACATGGCCGTGATCGAGCGCATGTGCCACGACGTGGCGGTGATGCGCGGCGGCCGCATCGTCGAGGCGGGCAGCCGCCGCGCGGTGTTCGAGGCGCCCGCCGAGGACTATACCCGCGAGCTGATGGCCGCGGTGCCGCTGCCCGATCCCACCCGGCGCTTCGCCGCGCCTGTCGTGGCGGCGAACGAGGCCTCGGGGATCGCGCGGCAGCGGACGCTGGGCATCGGCGGCCACTGA